The following are encoded together in the Tepidiforma bonchosmolovskayae genome:
- a CDS encoding DNA polymerase III subunit alpha — protein sequence MAAYAELHAHSCWSLREGASTTDELIDRALALGYGALALTDHDNLYGAMEFAQAARARGLKAITGCEVTVRRTEPGGEAPETSHLTVLAEHAEGYRNLCRLLSRGYRTYGKDTPQVEEAWLFEQGAGLIVLSGCRDSALARLAAAGEERAARELAGRYRDVFGDRYLVELQDHDVYGDRRRNAVLARTADACGIPVVATNNAHYHVRTRHRLNDVLVAVRHRLTLDTSHTVRRPNSEFYLKHPEELARRFAWRPDALANAVATAERCTFDLTRDLPYRLPDYPVPEGATLDSFLRGVCERAFRRKYPPSDPYAAEARERLERELALIERHGLAGFFLVYWDILQLVNEVAAELHGRDPRLAPDERPVGRGRGSSVSSIVCYLIGLSHIDPVRNNLYLERFLNEELHSLPDIDLDFPRDIRDALLERIYDRYGPEHAALVAAFPTYRFRSAVLDVGKALGLPEPVLAKINRLAGPFADARGLAEQLRKVPELRPLVDAPIWRDLVELAGQVSGFPRHIGQHVGGVVVSAEPISSVVPVEPARMAGRYVCQWDKDSVDDARFVKIDFLALGMLSAVGECLDIIEEERGVRVDLGRIPHDSPEIYAAIREGDTMGVFQIESRAQVQTLPRTQPRNLDDLAVQVAIIRPGPIMAGAFRPYMEYRERLARGEAIEVDYGHPELKPLLEHCLGETLGHVLYQDQVLQIACAVAGFTPGQADRLRRAMSRKRSSEAMRALAEEFLAGAARMGVSREAAEVAFEKMAAFAAFGFPKSHAVAFALLAYESAWLRVHYPAEYYCALFNAQPMGFYPVEVLTQDAERHGIRVLPPCVNRSRAGAWPEEGNIRLGLQQVNGIGGGWQDRRQHRHLPGYRSLPERIVEERESNGPYRSLRELLVRTGMTREQAEMLIQAGALECFGLARRELLWQLGLLTEARMPQPPARPAAEARARQLALALPTEQDMASLPPLEGWEALAWDFERLGLSPGRHPMALVRPLLHEGMITSRHLGGVRNPNRLPQGMVVEIAGMVVTRQRPVTASGVMFMLLEDEFGLANVVVHRGLQERQAELVRMEPFVIVRGRVDNEQSGFPNIVAESFRRCPLPGFIERPQSHDFG from the coding sequence GTGGCCGCCTACGCGGAGCTGCATGCGCATTCGTGCTGGTCGCTGCGTGAAGGGGCGAGCACGACGGACGAGCTGATCGACCGGGCGCTCGCCCTCGGGTACGGGGCGCTGGCGCTGACCGACCACGACAACCTGTACGGGGCGATGGAGTTCGCGCAGGCGGCCCGGGCGCGGGGGCTGAAGGCGATCACCGGGTGCGAAGTCACGGTGCGGAGGACCGAACCCGGCGGGGAGGCGCCGGAGACCTCGCACCTGACGGTGCTTGCGGAGCACGCGGAGGGGTACCGGAACCTCTGCCGGCTGCTGAGCCGGGGATACCGGACGTACGGGAAGGACACGCCGCAGGTGGAGGAGGCGTGGCTGTTCGAACAGGGCGCGGGGCTGATCGTGCTCTCCGGCTGCCGGGATTCGGCGCTGGCGCGGCTGGCGGCGGCCGGGGAGGAGCGGGCGGCGCGGGAGCTGGCCGGCCGCTACCGAGATGTGTTCGGCGACCGGTACCTGGTCGAGCTGCAGGACCATGATGTGTACGGCGACCGGCGGAGGAATGCGGTGCTGGCGAGGACGGCGGATGCGTGCGGCATCCCGGTGGTTGCGACGAACAACGCGCACTACCACGTGCGGACCAGGCACCGGCTGAACGATGTGCTGGTGGCGGTTCGGCACCGGCTGACGCTGGACACTTCGCATACGGTGCGGCGGCCAAATTCAGAGTTCTACCTGAAACACCCGGAGGAGCTGGCCCGGCGGTTCGCCTGGCGGCCGGACGCGCTGGCGAACGCGGTTGCGACGGCGGAGCGGTGCACGTTCGACCTGACGCGCGACCTGCCGTACCGGCTGCCGGACTACCCGGTGCCGGAGGGTGCGACGCTGGACAGCTTCCTGCGCGGGGTGTGCGAGCGGGCGTTCCGGCGGAAGTACCCGCCTTCGGACCCGTACGCGGCGGAGGCGCGGGAGCGGCTGGAGCGGGAGCTGGCGCTCATCGAGCGGCACGGGCTGGCGGGCTTCTTCCTCGTGTACTGGGACATCCTGCAGCTGGTGAATGAGGTGGCGGCAGAGCTCCACGGGCGCGACCCGCGGCTGGCGCCTGATGAGCGGCCGGTCGGGCGGGGACGGGGGTCGTCGGTGAGTTCGATCGTGTGCTACCTGATCGGGCTTTCGCACATCGACCCGGTGCGGAACAACCTCTACCTGGAGCGGTTCCTGAACGAGGAGCTGCATTCGCTGCCGGACATCGACCTCGACTTTCCGCGGGACATCCGGGATGCGCTGCTGGAGCGGATCTATGACCGGTACGGGCCGGAGCACGCGGCACTGGTGGCGGCGTTCCCGACCTACCGGTTCCGGAGCGCGGTGCTGGATGTGGGGAAGGCGCTGGGGCTGCCGGAGCCGGTGCTGGCGAAGATCAACCGGCTGGCAGGGCCGTTCGCGGACGCGCGGGGGCTGGCGGAGCAGCTGCGGAAGGTGCCGGAGCTGCGGCCCCTGGTGGATGCGCCGATCTGGCGGGACCTGGTGGAGCTGGCGGGGCAGGTTTCGGGGTTCCCGCGGCATATCGGGCAGCATGTGGGGGGTGTGGTGGTCTCGGCGGAGCCGATTTCGTCGGTGGTGCCGGTGGAGCCGGCGCGGATGGCCGGGAGGTATGTGTGCCAGTGGGACAAGGATTCGGTCGACGATGCGCGGTTCGTGAAGATCGACTTCCTCGCGCTGGGGATGCTCTCGGCGGTGGGGGAGTGCCTGGACATCATCGAGGAGGAGCGCGGCGTGCGGGTTGACCTGGGGCGGATTCCGCACGACAGCCCGGAGATTTACGCGGCGATCCGGGAAGGGGACACGATGGGGGTGTTCCAGATCGAGAGCCGGGCGCAGGTGCAGACGCTGCCGCGCACGCAGCCGCGGAACCTCGACGACCTGGCGGTGCAGGTGGCGATCATCCGGCCGGGGCCGATCATGGCGGGGGCGTTCCGGCCGTACATGGAGTACCGGGAGCGGCTGGCGCGCGGGGAGGCGATTGAGGTGGATTACGGACACCCGGAGCTGAAGCCGCTGCTGGAGCACTGCCTGGGCGAGACGCTGGGGCACGTGCTCTACCAGGACCAGGTGCTGCAGATCGCCTGCGCGGTGGCGGGCTTCACGCCGGGCCAGGCCGACCGGCTGCGGCGGGCGATGAGCCGGAAGCGTTCGTCGGAGGCGATGCGGGCGCTCGCCGAGGAGTTCCTTGCGGGCGCGGCGCGCATGGGGGTAAGCCGGGAGGCGGCGGAGGTCGCATTCGAGAAGATGGCGGCGTTCGCGGCGTTCGGGTTTCCGAAGAGCCACGCGGTGGCGTTCGCGCTGCTGGCGTATGAGTCGGCGTGGCTGCGGGTGCACTATCCGGCGGAGTACTACTGTGCGCTCTTCAACGCGCAGCCGATGGGCTTCTACCCGGTGGAGGTGCTGACGCAGGATGCGGAGCGGCACGGCATCCGGGTGCTGCCGCCGTGTGTGAACCGCTCGCGGGCGGGAGCGTGGCCGGAGGAGGGGAACATCCGGCTCGGGCTGCAGCAGGTGAACGGCATCGGCGGGGGATGGCAGGACCGGCGGCAGCACCGGCACCTGCCGGGCTACCGTTCGCTGCCGGAACGGATTGTGGAGGAGCGGGAATCGAACGGCCCGTACCGGTCGCTCCGCGAGCTGCTGGTGCGGACGGGGATGACGCGGGAGCAGGCGGAGATGCTGATCCAGGCGGGCGCGCTGGAGTGTTTCGGGCTGGCGCGGCGGGAGCTGCTCTGGCAGCTGGGTCTGCTGACTGAAGCGCGGATGCCGCAGCCGCCGGCGCGGCCGGCCGCGGAAGCACGCGCCCGGCAGCTTGCGCTGGCGCTGCCGACGGAACAGGACATGGCGAGCCTGCCGCCGCTGGAGGGCTGGGAAGCGCTGGCGTGGGATTTCGAGCGGCTGGGGCTCAGCCCGGGTCGGCACCCGATGGCGCTGGTGCGGCCACTGCTGCACGAGGGGATGATTACGAGCCGCCACCTCGGCGGGGTACGGAACCCGAACCGGCTGCCGCAGGGGATGGTGGTGGAGATTGCGGGGATGGTAGTGACGCGCCAGCGGCCGGTCACGGCGAGCGGGGTGATGTTCATGCTGCTCGAAGACGAGTTCGGGCTGGCGAACGTCGTGGTGCACCGGGGGCTGCAGGAGCGGCAGGCGGAGCTGGTGCGGATGGAGCCGTTCGTGATCGTCCGCGGGCGGGTCGACAACGAGCAGAGCGGGTTCCCGAACATTGTGGCTGAGTCGTTTCGGCGGTGTCCGCTGCCGGGGTTCATCGAGCGGCCGCAATCACACGATTTCGGCTAA
- a CDS encoding PaaI family thioesterase has product MSSDQSAALQQRIQPFFPGVLGIRLTSAEPDRVTAELTVRDELCTVPGICHGGVLMAFADTLGAVGTVLNLPPDAGTTTIESKTNFFAPALAGTTITAECVPLHRGRRTQTWQTAIRNPDGRLLALVTQTQMVLTP; this is encoded by the coding sequence ATGTCCAGCGACCAGTCCGCTGCGCTCCAGCAGCGCATCCAGCCGTTCTTCCCCGGCGTTCTCGGCATCCGGCTCACGTCCGCGGAGCCCGACCGCGTGACCGCCGAGCTGACCGTCCGCGACGAACTGTGCACCGTCCCGGGCATCTGCCACGGGGGCGTCCTCATGGCCTTCGCCGATACCCTCGGCGCCGTTGGCACGGTCCTCAACCTCCCGCCCGATGCCGGCACAACCACCATCGAATCGAAGACCAACTTCTTCGCCCCTGCCCTTGCGGGCACCACCATCACCGCCGAGTGCGTCCCCCTCCACCGCGGTCGCCGCACCCAGACCTGGCAGACGGCCATCCGGAACCCCGACGGCCGCCTCCTTGCCCTGGTCACCCAGACCCAGATGGTCCTCACGCCCTGA
- the ribF gene encoding riboflavin biosynthesis protein RibF, with amino-acid sequence MVLPSFTRAQLAAGAPGPETALTIGVLDGVHRGHQWLLGRLREEARKRALSPGVVTLHPHPVTVLRPEVPPSYLTSLEERMELIRAAGADWVIPLTFTSEVSEVTAEELAAAFAELLRMRLMVLGPDAAFGRGAPKDTVERMRRLGAELGFEVVQVEPLMHDHERYSSTAVRAALAAGDMERVTALLGRPYRLSGPVVRGFERGRTIGFPTANISVAADRALPALGVYATRASVAGHRLIGATNIGRRPTFDAGHVSIETHLLDFEGDIYGERMDLEIVARIRGEVKFASVDALKAQIAEDVREARRLLAGA; translated from the coding sequence ATGGTGCTTCCTTCGTTCACCCGTGCTCAGCTGGCGGCAGGCGCCCCGGGTCCCGAGACAGCCCTCACGATCGGCGTGCTCGACGGGGTGCACCGCGGGCACCAGTGGCTGCTCGGCCGGCTGCGCGAGGAGGCCCGCAAGCGGGCGCTTTCGCCGGGCGTGGTGACACTTCATCCGCACCCCGTGACGGTGCTGCGGCCGGAGGTCCCGCCGAGCTATCTGACCTCGCTCGAGGAGCGGATGGAGCTGATCCGGGCGGCGGGCGCCGACTGGGTCATCCCCCTGACCTTCACGAGCGAAGTCTCGGAGGTGACTGCCGAGGAGCTGGCGGCGGCATTCGCGGAGCTGCTGAGGATGCGGCTGATGGTGCTGGGGCCGGATGCAGCGTTCGGGCGGGGTGCGCCGAAGGACACGGTCGAGCGGATGCGGCGGCTGGGCGCCGAGCTGGGATTCGAGGTGGTGCAGGTGGAGCCGCTGATGCACGACCACGAACGGTACAGTTCGACGGCCGTGCGGGCGGCGCTGGCAGCAGGCGACATGGAGCGAGTGACAGCGCTGCTGGGGCGGCCGTACCGGCTTTCGGGGCCGGTTGTGCGCGGATTCGAGCGGGGCCGGACGATCGGGTTCCCGACGGCGAACATCTCGGTTGCGGCCGACCGTGCGCTGCCGGCGCTGGGGGTGTATGCGACGCGGGCGAGCGTGGCCGGGCACCGGCTGATCGGCGCGACGAACATCGGGCGACGGCCGACCTTCGACGCCGGGCACGTCTCGATCGAAACGCACCTGCTGGACTTCGAGGGCGACATCTACGGGGAGCGGATGGACCTCGAAATCGTGGCGCGCATCCGGGGCGAGGTGAAGTTCGCTTCGGTCGATGCCCTCAAGGCGCAGATCGCGGAAGATGTCCGGGAGGCGCGCCGGCTGCTGGCCGGCGCCTGA
- the tyrS gene encoding tyrosine--tRNA ligase, whose translation MTRTMAPVDEQLAVLMSGVDYGDPLLKQQMERELRERLEEDRPLRVYLGVDPTASSLTLGHCVPLRKLRQFQQFGHHCIFLIGDYTALVGDPSDKNKLRPMLTPEQIKANEATYFEQAARILDPAKTEVRHNSEWLSKLTFPDIIQLMAKFTVAEMLRRENFRLRWEAGDPVYLHEFLYALMQGYDAYALACDVQVGGTEQLFNLMAGRKIQEEAGQRPHVPITLPILVGLDGKERMSKSKGNHIGVDDPPEVQFGKVMSIPDEVIEHYFTLGTNLHPSEVQAIMAAMRSGERSPMETKKLLARTIVTEFWGEEAAKRAQEHFERTVQRKEVPEDIPEYRVREGELLLDVVVASGSAPSKREARRLFEQRAVTMDGLVVEPTTPARPGTVVQVGKRRWVRLV comes from the coding sequence ATGACGAGGACGATGGCCCCGGTCGACGAGCAGCTCGCTGTGCTGATGAGCGGCGTCGATTACGGCGACCCGCTGCTGAAACAGCAGATGGAGCGGGAGCTGCGGGAGCGGCTCGAGGAAGATCGGCCGCTGCGGGTCTACCTCGGCGTGGACCCGACGGCCAGTTCGCTGACGCTGGGGCACTGCGTTCCGCTGCGGAAGCTCCGGCAGTTCCAGCAGTTCGGCCACCACTGCATCTTCCTGATTGGTGACTACACGGCGCTGGTGGGCGACCCGAGCGACAAGAACAAGCTGCGCCCGATGCTGACGCCGGAGCAGATCAAGGCGAACGAGGCGACCTACTTCGAGCAGGCCGCGCGGATCCTCGACCCCGCAAAGACGGAGGTCCGGCACAACTCGGAGTGGCTCAGCAAGCTGACGTTCCCCGACATCATCCAGCTGATGGCGAAGTTCACGGTGGCGGAGATGCTGCGGAGGGAGAACTTCCGGCTGCGATGGGAAGCGGGCGACCCGGTCTACCTGCACGAGTTCCTGTATGCGCTGATGCAGGGATACGACGCTTACGCGCTCGCCTGCGATGTCCAGGTGGGCGGGACGGAGCAGCTGTTCAACCTGATGGCCGGGCGGAAGATCCAGGAGGAGGCGGGCCAGCGCCCGCACGTGCCGATCACGTTGCCGATCCTCGTCGGGCTGGACGGCAAAGAGCGGATGTCGAAGTCGAAGGGGAACCACATTGGCGTGGACGACCCGCCGGAGGTCCAGTTCGGCAAGGTGATGTCCATCCCGGACGAGGTGATTGAGCACTACTTCACGCTGGGCACGAACCTGCACCCGTCCGAGGTGCAGGCGATCATGGCGGCGATGCGGTCGGGCGAGCGGAGTCCGATGGAGACGAAGAAGCTGCTTGCCCGGACGATTGTGACGGAGTTCTGGGGTGAGGAGGCGGCGAAGCGGGCGCAGGAGCACTTCGAGCGGACGGTGCAACGGAAGGAAGTGCCCGAGGACATCCCGGAGTACCGGGTGCGGGAGGGCGAACTGCTGCTCGACGTCGTGGTCGCGAGCGGTTCGGCGCCGTCGAAACGGGAGGCTCGGCGGCTGTTCGAGCAGCGGGCGGTGACGATGGACGGGCTGGTCGTTGAGCCGACGACGCCGGCGCGGCCGGGGACTGTGGTCCAGGTCGGCAAGCGGCGGTGGGTCCGGCTCGTCTAG
- a CDS encoding ethylbenzene dehydrogenase-related protein, whose translation MNRILRSRKLLVAAAVLLIAGALQFTGVNPAASQTVLLVAYESPSNPGLDPQADAWDAVRAVEIPLSAQRGSYAAGGGSVGTVRLKALHHEGRLYVRAEWSDPTENASALRVQDFTDAVALEFPSRAAATVPSVCMGQPDAGVNIWYWRADVNAGATSLAAANPNMHVDGYPFTDDTFLTARGAGNPVAADRPVQTLISHLFGYLTASPVQDAEGKGVRTADGWAVVFARDFKSEGQDHADFAPGTRTDMAVAVWDGANRERDGMKSVSQFITLQVAAAELPGASGGIDARFIALAAILLLGLTGIGIGLAFYGASERSR comes from the coding sequence ATGAACCGCATCCTCCGCAGCAGGAAACTCCTGGTCGCGGCAGCCGTCCTGCTCATCGCCGGCGCACTCCAGTTCACCGGCGTCAACCCGGCTGCCTCCCAGACCGTTCTCCTTGTCGCCTACGAGTCGCCGTCGAACCCCGGCCTCGACCCCCAGGCTGATGCGTGGGACGCCGTGCGCGCCGTCGAGATTCCGCTCTCCGCCCAGCGCGGCAGCTACGCAGCCGGGGGCGGGTCGGTGGGCACCGTCCGCCTCAAGGCGCTGCATCACGAAGGCAGGCTCTATGTCCGGGCCGAGTGGTCCGACCCCACCGAGAATGCCAGCGCCCTTCGGGTTCAGGACTTCACCGACGCCGTCGCCCTCGAATTCCCGTCGCGCGCGGCCGCCACAGTCCCCTCGGTCTGCATGGGCCAGCCCGACGCAGGCGTGAACATCTGGTATTGGCGCGCCGACGTCAATGCTGGCGCCACCAGCCTGGCGGCCGCCAACCCGAACATGCACGTCGACGGCTACCCCTTTACCGATGACACGTTCCTCACGGCCCGCGGCGCCGGCAACCCCGTGGCGGCCGACCGGCCAGTCCAGACGCTCATCTCGCATCTCTTCGGCTACCTGACCGCGTCTCCCGTCCAGGATGCCGAGGGCAAGGGCGTCCGCACCGCCGATGGCTGGGCCGTGGTCTTCGCCCGTGACTTCAAGAGCGAGGGCCAGGACCACGCTGATTTCGCCCCGGGTACGCGCACCGACATGGCGGTAGCTGTCTGGGACGGCGCCAACCGCGAACGCGACGGCATGAAGTCGGTTTCCCAGTTCATCACGCTCCAGGTCGCCGCTGCCGAGCTTCCGGGAGCTTCGGGCGGCATCGATGCCCGCTTTATTGCCCTCGCGGCCATCCTGCTCCTCGGGCTCACCGGCATCGGCATCGGCCTCGCCTTCTACGGCGCTTCCGAACGGAGCCGATAG
- a CDS encoding TorD/DmsD family molecular chaperone: protein MPALAPAHAEDLERRAVRAELLAILFGPASEGALALARELSAVAAEAPGAQLELLQLAALLAQLDVPTWDSHRVQLFSVGTSVDCPAFETAYFAAEAHRQSHRMADLAGLYRAFGVVPAPSSGRPDDLPVELEFLAFMLRKEAFAVIHGGAPRVAQVQKGLRILLRDHLGRWVPLLAGRLQQRAAGTFFGPAARLLQEVVDDEAARLGIDAIEPAPGFDPAAWETPRSHGPELGVSSFVSLDQLVTGEVAP, encoded by the coding sequence ATGCCGGCACTTGCACCAGCGCACGCCGAAGACCTGGAACGCCGCGCTGTCCGCGCCGAGCTCCTCGCCATTCTATTCGGCCCCGCCAGTGAAGGCGCCCTCGCCCTCGCCCGTGAACTCTCGGCGGTAGCCGCGGAAGCGCCGGGTGCCCAGCTCGAACTCCTCCAGCTCGCGGCGCTTCTTGCCCAGCTCGATGTTCCCACCTGGGATTCCCACCGCGTCCAGCTCTTCTCGGTCGGCACCTCCGTCGATTGCCCCGCATTCGAGACGGCCTACTTCGCCGCCGAGGCCCACCGCCAGTCCCACCGGATGGCCGATCTTGCCGGCCTTTATCGCGCATTTGGCGTCGTTCCTGCACCGTCATCGGGCCGCCCCGACGACCTCCCGGTAGAACTCGAATTCCTCGCCTTCATGCTCCGCAAGGAGGCGTTCGCGGTCATCCACGGAGGTGCTCCCCGTGTCGCCCAGGTCCAGAAAGGCCTCCGCATCCTGCTCAGGGACCACCTGGGTCGCTGGGTTCCGTTGCTCGCCGGGCGCCTCCAGCAGCGAGCTGCCGGCACATTCTTCGGCCCCGCTGCGCGGCTCCTGCAGGAGGTCGTCGACGACGAGGCCGCCCGCCTCGGTATCGACGCCATCGAGCCGGCGCCCGGCTTCGACCCCGCCGCGTGGGAGACCCCCCGCAGCCACGGGCCTGAGCTGGGAGTGTCCAGCTTTGTCTCCCTTGACCAGCTCGTCACAGGAGAGGTCGCGCCATGA
- a CDS encoding 4Fe-4S dicluster domain-containing protein: MPRVYNWQIGREMEYRFQTGTQKRQFAAVFNINRCIACQTCTMACKSTWTFSPGQELMWWNNVETKPFGGYPHHWDTKLLALQEAADPGGQVWDARPPTRAAPYGTFAGKTIFETADGIERQATGYIPDEDEWKSPNLFEDTATRFSPSGASLPEHSGWFFYLQRICNHCTYPACVAACPRNAAYKREEDGIVLIDQERCRGYRKCVEACPYKKAMYRPTTRTSEKCIGCYPRVEGTDPLTEGVPMETRCMTACIGKIRLQGLVKVEPDGQWAEDRQNPLYYLVHVEKVALPLYPQFGTQPNVYYIPPRWVPRDYLRQMFGPGVDAAIERYTNPSRELLAVLQLFRATQKIIFSYRVEPGPKTAEFTVDGKKREIYNDTVIGFDSQGKEIVRITVNEPFYERPDRFAMNTI, translated from the coding sequence ATGCCGCGCGTTTACAACTGGCAAATCGGCCGCGAGATGGAGTACCGCTTCCAGACCGGTACCCAGAAACGCCAGTTCGCCGCCGTCTTCAACATCAACCGCTGCATCGCCTGTCAAACGTGCACCATGGCCTGCAAGTCAACCTGGACATTCTCGCCCGGGCAGGAGCTGATGTGGTGGAACAACGTCGAGACGAAGCCCTTCGGAGGGTATCCCCACCACTGGGATACGAAGCTCCTCGCCCTTCAGGAAGCGGCCGACCCCGGCGGCCAGGTCTGGGATGCCAGGCCCCCGACCCGCGCCGCGCCCTACGGCACCTTCGCCGGCAAAACAATCTTCGAAACCGCCGACGGCATCGAAAGACAGGCAACCGGCTACATCCCCGACGAAGACGAATGGAAGTCGCCAAACCTGTTCGAGGACACCGCTACACGGTTCTCCCCCTCTGGCGCCTCGCTCCCTGAGCACTCCGGCTGGTTCTTCTACCTCCAGCGCATCTGCAATCACTGCACCTACCCGGCCTGCGTCGCTGCCTGTCCCCGCAACGCCGCCTACAAACGCGAAGAAGACGGGATCGTCCTCATCGACCAGGAACGCTGCCGAGGGTACCGCAAGTGTGTCGAGGCATGCCCCTACAAGAAGGCCATGTACCGGCCGACCACCCGGACCTCCGAAAAGTGCATCGGCTGCTACCCCCGTGTCGAAGGGACCGACCCGCTCACCGAAGGCGTCCCCATGGAGACGCGCTGCATGACGGCCTGCATCGGCAAGATTCGCCTCCAGGGACTCGTCAAAGTCGAGCCTGATGGCCAGTGGGCCGAGGACCGCCAGAACCCGCTGTACTACCTCGTCCATGTTGAAAAAGTCGCTCTTCCGCTCTACCCCCAGTTCGGCACCCAGCCCAACGTCTATTACATCCCGCCCCGCTGGGTCCCGCGCGATTACCTCCGTCAGATGTTCGGCCCCGGCGTCGACGCGGCGATCGAACGGTACACCAACCCGTCCCGCGAGCTCCTCGCCGTCCTCCAGCTCTTCCGGGCAACCCAGAAAATCATCTTCTCCTACCGCGTCGAGCCGGGTCCGAAGACTGCGGAGTTCACCGTCGATGGGAAAAAGCGCGAAATCTACAACGACACCGTCATCGGCTTCGACAGCCAGGGCAAGGAGATCGTCCGCATCACCGTCAACGAACCGTTCTACGAGCGACCGGACCGGTTCGCCATGAACACCATTTGA